The Juglans microcarpa x Juglans regia isolate MS1-56 chromosome 2D, Jm3101_v1.0, whole genome shotgun sequence DNA window ATGGGACATGTTTTCATGGTGAGGTCATTGCTTGTTCAGAAGACGTGCTAAATTCCACTGGAGCTCCGTTTCGGTTGTAAGTAGGCATGGGTGTTAATAACGAGATAATTAGCTCAATCTCTATGCGATCAAAGTTAAGGCTGGACATGGATGCAACATTAAGAAGTTACATTGGGTGTATTATCTGAATATAAGATGGAACCCTGTTGTTTCTGTCAAAAGTGGTGttgttttatctttctttttgtgGATCATGTTGATTTCATGGGTGATGAGCACTACTTCAGTATTTCGCCATCGTGGGTCCACAAGGAAACAGGATCACGATAAGGACTAGGAGACCCACCCTCCGCCAATATTgatgataaaatgagttaaaaaagaaaaaagaaaagaagacgacctaaaataatgatgatgatgatgatatttttcagaaataaaaaaaaaaaattatgaattgaACGTGTTTGGTCCTTTTTTTGAAGCAATTTTTGGATCTTATTCAAGAAGTTCTCcataatctattttttagaattcgtttagatagtaaaataagataagatgagatgattttagatgagttaaataaaatattattttgtaatattattattattttaagatttgaaaaaattgaattactatttatattttgtataaaaatttaaaaaattgtgatgagaataagaaaattttaaacaaaaactcTTTAATCaatactattttaatatttttggcaaaaaacaaatcaaaacaaaacaaaaggggaGGGTATTGAGTCATTGACGTACGTCAACCGATATTCGGTGGAAGATGCTCCGGTAGATAccgaaataaataaagaaaaggagGGAGAGACccagcgagagagagagagagagcacaatTGCTGCTGAACCACCACGCGCAACGAACCTCCTCAGTCCCTTCCAAGACTTTCATGTCCATCTTGCCCAACCATACCCAAGGTTCTATATCCTCGACTTCCTCCTCTTCGCTCCCTCTATACCCTAATTCCCAACAACATGGAACAACTATACGTGACCTCCTTCaatctccttctccttctccatcTCCGCCCTCTCTTTCCCCCAAGTCGAATCTCTCCAGATCTCCGACTCTCAATCCCCCATCGCTATGCTCCGCTACAGTTCAggttactttttcttctttttttacgATTCTTtggttctttttgtttttttttaaatctaagtCAAACCTATAATTAGGTTGGAATTATTCAGTGGGAAATTATGTACtcgtgtttgttttgtttggaaagaAGGAACTGAAGTGCTTAATTTGAGCTTAAGAGGCTCAGCTGTCTGGGATTTATCGCTTTCGTTtttgtattgaaaaaaaaaaaaactaattagtaattcaaagaaagaaagcaaaaaatgcGTAGCCATTTTGGTTCATTTAATGGTCCTTGTTTTGCTTTCGATTTGTCTTCCTTTTAGTTTATATGATTAGAGTTCCATTGGCACAGTAAGAGGAAAAGTAGAATTGCTTTGAATTACAACGTATTGcagagatttattttagtttgtaTGATTGGTTTCCTCTGCTTGATGGTGTTTGATATTTGAATGCTACACTTTTGGGTTTTAACGTGCGTAATTTTCTGTATTTGGCAGTTTCATTGGCTTCAGCCGAAAAAGATTTTGGTGGATCTTCCAAAAAGgtagtttaatttattttcttttgtttgttcttCTCTCTCagaataagttttatttttgcacAACCCCATATGTACAACAAATCATCTTTGTAAAGCATGATCGGTTGCCAGTTGGTCTAGTATGCTTTTATGAAGCAACCAGGATATTGGAAGTAATTAGGATGTTAAATCTTTTGCAGTGAAATTGCAGAAGCTGACATCGTGCATTTTGCTTgtatttcttcttctctagGTAAATGATACTGGGACTCCGAATGATACGAAGACTTTACCTCACCAAAGCAGTGATACAGATTCCCAGTGTCACTCAGGTGGACGAGGGGTTGGATCAGCCCAGTTGATGGGGAGGATGTCAGGAACTATCATTTCTCCTCGAACTGAACGAAGTATGGTGTCTTTAAATTCTCATGGAAGCAATATGCATTCATCAGGTAGAAAAGCCCAGTTTATGAATGGTAACCACTTGCTGAATTTTCATTATGATCCTATTTCTCGTCCTCAACATCAACCAAGGGCTCTGCCACCAAGAAGGCAGCAGAAGACAAAGCCATACAACAAGGATCTTTTTCTTCAGGCAAATTATAAATTCGTGGTGCTAGATTCAGGAAATTATACTCCTGAATCTATGGATCCAGATAAAATGTTAAGGTGGGAGGATATAATATGTGTAATGTATTCAACCCCGTTTCCAGTTCAGTGCCCGATTTGTTTGGAGTATCCTCTTTGTCCACAAATAACCTCATGTGGCCACATCTTTTGTTTCCCATGTATTTTGCAATACTTGTTAATGGGCGAGGAGGATCATAAAGGTGACAGCTGGAAAAGATGTCCATTATGTTTTGTGATGATATCGCCAAAGGATCTATACACCATCTATATTGAGAATGTCAAACAACATTATGTTGGTGACACTACTGAGTTCGTACTTTTGACTCGGCAAAAGGATTCCGTTTCTCTATTACATAAAAGCAAACAAGAGACAGATATCATGCTCTGTCACAATCATGAAATCTGTGATCCATTTTCTAAGTTTACATTTACTTCAGATGTAGATCTCTCGGTTAGAAAAGCAATATCTGATCTAGATAGTTGGTTAGTCAGAGCAGATTCAGGGCTTGTTGATGAGTTAGAGAAGCTTCCATATGTATGTGCAGCAATGGAACAATTAGAACAGCGGAAGAAGTATTGGAATGAGCACTGGGCTGGTGAGAGTCACAGATCAAATAAAATTACTGATTTTCAGGTTGAATCTCATGTACTCGTGTCAACTGCATGTGCCACTCGTACTGATTATGATGAGAGTAGTTTTAGATGTGGAACTCTGTCTACCCATGTCAATGACCAAATTAAGTGGTCTGGTAATTCAATACTGGGAGAGTCAAATGGAGGGGCACATTTGGATAATGAAACTGCAAATCAGAGGGAATTGCTGGAAGGGCAAGATGCATCTCTATCTTCTTCATATGGTGAAAGCCAGAGTCGTCAAAGGCTCTCAAATGAAACTAGAGATGCAAAGGACAAGAACTCATACAATTTCTACCaggttacttttttttttttttttttaatcggtagTTTCTACTAGGTTACTGAGTGTCACATATCCTTCTTTTCTCCTTTGTTTTCCAATCTTTCCTAGCAAACTGATAATCAGTTGTGTAGGGGATTAGGTGCATTTTGGCAACCAAATAGTAtagatctaatttttttttatcggtaatcaagttttattcataagaataggcaaagctcAAGTACACAATGAGTATATATGAGAAGTGTctaactagagtttacaactgatagtaaaaagtcatggacatttaaTCCGTTGCAAAGAATGACCTCCACCCATaagaacaatgttttaaagaagaaaactttcagctcctccattgtccTCTTGCGGTTttcaaagcttctatcattttgctcccaccaaatacaccaacacatacatatagaaTATGTTTTCCAgattgctgcaacttgtgaatTATCTAGCTtgctagaaaatccaccaatctaagaggcatgacccatgataaTCCAGTTCCTGCAAAGAAATAATCCCACATTGTCCTGGCCACCTCGCAATGTAGAAGCAGATGATCTACTGATTCACCATCGTTACAAATGCAAATCTAGCCTAACACCATTACCCAATGTTTCCTTAAGTTCTTTGGTGAGAATTTTGCCCAATGATGCTGTCTAAACAAAAAAactgcttttgaaggagctttcgtctaccaaatactcttccatggaaatgtGGGCATGCCTGGTCTCGTTAAAactttgtgaaatgatttgagtgaaTTTACCTTTCTTGGAAGGGCTCCAGATCATCTTATCTATGGTGCCCTCGGTCATACGTATGGAATATAGTGCCGCATAGAACTCTGTGATAACCTCCATCTCCCAGTCTTGGGCTGCCCTAGTGAAAtcaacattccattgaggggagccactAGAAAAGGCCAAGAGGTCCGCTATCGCTGCATCCTTTGCTCCTGCGAGCTCAAATATGGTAGGGAAAGTGTCTTTGAGGCTTTGTTCATCACGCCAATTGTCATACTAAAATTTGACACGAGAGTCGTCACCCACTACAATATGGGCATGTCTCCGAAAGGTCTCCCAACCCTTCCTATtgtatttccacaaacccaccccataTGGACCGcgtacctcattcgagcaccaaccaccccaagccTCCCCAACCGGTGCATCTATAACGGACTTCCACGAGACCCTCCTTTCGTGTTGGTACCGCCAAAACCATTTGCCCAATAGGGTTTCGTTGAACTTCATCAAGTTACGAATCCCCAGTCCACCCCCATAAATTGGAGTACAAACCATTGATCAATTGACCAGATAAAATTTGAACTCGTCCCCCaatccactccacaagaaattgctttatagcTTATCAATACAGTTGGCAACCTTTGTTGGGAGCGGGAGCAAGGACAAAAAATAGATGGGTAGGTTAGAAAGAGTACTTTTAATCAAAGTGAGCCTaccacctttagacaaatacaacCTCTTCCAAGATGCCAATCTGCACTCTACCTTTTCAATCACAACATTCCAAATCCGCTCTGATTTAAAGGAAGCGCCCAAGGGTAAGCTAAGATACTTTAGGGGTAGAGAAGATaccttacattccaagaaagAGGCTAGAGTCGTCGCTTCAGCGACAATCCCCACCAGTACCAGTTCAAACTTTGAGAGATTAACTCTCAATCCTAGACAACTTCGAAACAAGAAGTAGAGCTCTCAAAGATTGGATATGCCCAGATTTGCTCAACAAAAGATGAGAGTATCATCAACAAATAGTAGGTGAGAAATATCAATGGAGCCATAATTACCATTCCCCACTGAGAAACCGTAGAGAAAACCACCTTCCACAAGGCTTACAATCCTCTTACTGAGAGCttccatgacaaataaaaagagTAAGGGAGAGAGTGGATCCCCCTGTCTCAAACCATGGGAGGAGTCGAAGAAACCCACTAGTGAACCATTGACCATGATAGAAAAGCAGACTGTTGAGATGCAAAATTCTACCCAATTCAGCCattctctccaaaaccacatcttgCAAGTAAAGAAAGCAAGAACTTCCAATTTACATGATAATAGGCTTTTTCCATGTCTTGTTTGCAAAATAACTCAGGTTCTCAAGATTTGAGTCGTCCATCCAACACTTCGTTTGCAATTAAGACCAAATCTAGAATTTTTCTGCCTTTGACAAATGCATTTTGCGGCTTTGAGATAAACTTCTCCATCACCGTACTCAATCGCTTCGCTAGCACTTTGGAGAGAATCTCTTAGaccccattcacaaggctaatgggaTGGTAGTCTCGAACATCCATAGACCCCACCTTTTTGGGAATGAGTGCTAAAAATGTAGCattgagatttttttcaaatctggcATTATTATGGAACTCTTGAAATACCAGCATAAGGTCACCCTTTTTCACTTCTCAACAGGTTGGAAAAAGCCCATGGTAAAACCATCAGGGCCTGGAGCCTTGTCACTAGCCATACCTCGGATTACTTTGCATACTTCTTCTTCAAAGGGCCTCTCAAGCCACCCTGCACACTGTTGATCTAATGCTGAAAAAGTCAAACCATCTACTTTCGGATAAGAGATGTTCATAATACTGTGCAATGTGGTCCTTGATGATTGATTGATCCGAAGAAACTGCTCCACCTACCATCAACATATCAATGGTGTTGTTCCTCCAATGTGAATTAGCCACCCAATGGAAGAACTTCATGCACTTGTCTCCCTCCTTGAGCCATAgtgcccttgatttttgtctccaataAATCTCTTCCATCAATATTACTCGTTCAAGTTTTATAACTACCTGACTCTTGTGAGTTCTTTCGTATTCAGAGAGAGTGCTTGCCTCCTCCTCGCCCTCCAAACCCTGTAACTCCTTTAAAAGGGAGCGTCTCTGTAGAATAACATTGTCAAACACTTGTTCATTTCATTGCTTCAAATCATGTTTTAGCACTTTTAACTTTCTTGTCATTATGAAGCTTGGAGAGCCTTGGAAATCATAAGAATACCACCATTGTCTAACCTTGTCTGCAAACTTGTCAGATTTAagccatatattttttaatttaaaataccttttgCCTCCTTGGATGCCTCCACAGTctaagagcactggcattggactagccaaataCTAATGAAATCCAAAATATAGCTAAGTTTTGTATAAATGACATGGATTGGACTAACTAAAAACCTTTAGTTTAGACTTTGAGCTATAGTAACTCTAAAGGAATTTTCAAAGTTGGAGAGTCATTATTCACCTATCAaatccatattttattcacaaataatcaacaagactttattaaattctttttaaaactttcattaGTAAACAAGGCTATAATGTCCAGATTTtccaagaaatattttttgtaaacaagactatattatgttggataattagtttgatataaaaaaaatagttgggaaataataattttaaataaaaatgaaattattaattaatatttggagtgtatttgcaaaatataaaaaaacattattattaaaatacataatattatattattattttgatattgggATGGATAGTCTACTGGACAATGGCCGTCCATGCATCACCAACCCCAGCTTTGCAGCCTCCTCAGTTATTGACAACCCCACCGACACAAGGTTTCGGGTTGAAAGGTTGCCGGAAACAGTCCTTGAAGTTGCCGGTGACAATATTTGTGACACCCCTTGCCGGTGTTAGGTTGGCGTCTCAACCGGCCCAACTGAGGACGTGGAGCCCTTCTCAAAGGAAGGCCCGTTCCTTCTAAGACGCCATTTCATTTTGGGTTGGATTCGGCGTTCCCATAATAACCATGGCCTTGCCTTTGTCAGGCCTGAGGTTCAGCCCATTGCCCTTagcttttattttgttaagacCAGATCTACATTGACCTTGTCTCAAGCCTAGGCCCAAGCCTAAATCCATTTTAGCTATAAGAGTTTCTACTGCCTTTGTCAACAATCTGatttcttctttcaaaccaaaaagggCCCCCTGCGCCTCCCTTTGGCAGCATAGGACAGATTGCCACCCCCCTTTCCGGTACATCCCCTTGACCATTCTCTGCTACAAGTCCTTtgttgtccttttctttttgttgcaaTGCCAAGGAGTGGTCCGTACCATCCAACACTGTCGTTCGTTTCCCAGCGCCACCCATCGCAGCTTCTACATACAATTTGTCCTGCCTCCCCATCTCCTTTCCCTTTTCTGCTGTTCTGTCCATACGTACAGCCGACACCGGCGTCTTGTTTACCGGAATATGCATGGACAAAGCATGCTTCATTTCCATTGAGAGGTATTTCCAACCCCTCCCTTCCGTTCCTTCCAGGATCACCAGAGGACCACAATGCCCACTGCCACCATATTCAGTTACTTCTAAGTAACGCACAAAATCGTTTGAGTGtcgatgaacaaacaatgcctTCGTACCATCCCAATATGTCTTGTAAAAATTTTTACTTCCTCCACTGTATTGGCTAGCCAACGAGCACTGCCATGGCTGAAAACCATCTCCTTAGTGACCTTCCAAAGGAGATGGTATGGATCTAATATCTTTTTCAGTTTGTATGTAGCGCTTTATAGATTTGGCTGTCATGATTTACTGAATTATTTGGCTAACATTGCTTTACTGAAGCTTGTCTAAAGAGCACATCATATTTAAACATGTTATCTCTGCATGAAGGCCTGACCATTGGCAGGATCTTCTATCATTAATCAAGTCCAGGGAAGATTTCAATAATGACAtgattgtgtgtgtgtggaaaa harbors:
- the LOC121249180 gene encoding LOW QUALITY PROTEIN: RING finger protein 10 (The sequence of the model RefSeq protein was modified relative to this genomic sequence to represent the inferred CDS: inserted 1 base in 1 codon), which produces MSILPNHTQGSISSTSSSSLPLYPNSQQHGTTIRDLLQSPSPSPSPPSLSPKSXSLQISDSQSPIAMLRYSSVSLASAEKDFGGSSKKVNDTGTPNDTKTLPHQSSDTDSQCHSGGRGVGSAQLMGRMSGTIISPRTERSMVSLNSHGSNMHSSGRKAQFMNGNHLLNFHYDPISRPQHQPRALPPRRQQKTKPYNKDLFLQANYKFVVLDSGNYTPESMDPDKMLRWEDIICVMYSTPFPVQCPICLEYPLCPQITSCGHIFCFPCILQYLLMGEEDHKGDSWKRCPLCFVMISPKDLYTIYIENVKQHYVGDTTEFVLLTRQKDSVSLLHKSKQETDIMLCHNHEICDPFSKFTFTSDVDLSVRKAISDLDSWLVRADSGLVDELEKLPYVCAAMEQLEQRKKYWNEHWAGESHRSNKITDFQVESHVLVSTACATRTDYDESSFRCGTLSTHVNDQIKWSGNSILGESNGGAHLDNETANQRELLEGQDASLSSSYGESQSRQRLSNETRDAKDKNSYNFYQAADGQHLILHPLNMRCLIHHYGSYDMLPHRISGRILQLETVTQSEAIRRRYRYLSHFSLTTTFQLCEIDLSETLSPDALHPFMDEIKKREKQRKQLARKDRREKIEAEAAAAAAAAYTMSLPVLSSFGRTSHDELPAFSMDDFEALGSSPATSSSPPIVGERRLFSNVTRLGFAAGHDSPSLKIQEPNSLPNSGVTTNSSVVNGSQNAGTPSFANVVSKAKSVETLDAPKMNELGKKGKKPSRVLLSTAGGRRY